The Propionispora vibrioides genome includes a region encoding these proteins:
- a CDS encoding nitrogenase component 1, whose amino-acid sequence MSRFVEQVRHVCALGGYQSVLAIEKAAPILHAGPGCGQKLWRTLGSANGCQGSGYVGGHSVPCTNIGEKEVIFGGDDRLRDIVSNALKVIDAGLFVILTGCTSDIVGDDVSEVARRFQEQGKPVVAVETGGFKGSNLFGHELVLDAIIEQYLQPAAEKEARLVNIWAVVPYQDPFWVGNLREIEKLVALLGLTPNIIFGPGNGLEALRRVPKAQFNLLVSPWVGLKNVKHLEAKFGTPYLHYPVLPIGPTETANFLRTVGTYAGIEGKRVEKIINKLEQDYYYYIDRAADSLLETQLMPRRFVSIADSFYALGVARFLINDLGLLPETQYITDGVAEEYQDSITAEFKNFEDGIEAKVVFSNDGGEIHEDIRKLTFRSRPLILGSAWDRVLSREINGYQLSLATPVTNRLVLNRSYVGYEGALRLVEDIYSLVLEDFQ is encoded by the coding sequence ATGTCGCGATTTGTAGAGCAGGTACGCCATGTATGCGCCTTGGGTGGCTATCAATCGGTATTGGCTATTGAAAAGGCAGCGCCTATTTTGCATGCCGGACCGGGCTGCGGTCAGAAGTTATGGCGGACCTTGGGCTCGGCCAATGGCTGCCAGGGGTCGGGTTATGTCGGCGGCCACTCGGTGCCATGCACTAATATCGGGGAAAAGGAAGTCATCTTTGGCGGTGACGACCGGCTGCGTGATATTGTGAGCAATGCCCTTAAAGTCATTGATGCCGGGCTGTTTGTTATTTTGACCGGCTGTACTTCCGATATTGTCGGTGACGATGTAAGCGAAGTGGCCCGCCGGTTTCAGGAACAGGGCAAGCCGGTTGTGGCTGTGGAAACAGGCGGCTTTAAAGGCAGTAACTTGTTTGGCCATGAGCTGGTGCTGGATGCCATTATCGAACAGTATTTGCAGCCAGCCGCGGAAAAAGAGGCCAGGTTGGTGAACATCTGGGCCGTTGTGCCTTACCAGGACCCTTTCTGGGTGGGTAACCTCCGGGAGATTGAAAAACTGGTAGCGCTGCTGGGTCTGACGCCCAACATTATTTTCGGTCCGGGCAACGGGCTGGAGGCCTTGCGGCGGGTACCGAAAGCCCAGTTTAATTTACTGGTTTCTCCCTGGGTAGGCCTCAAAAATGTAAAACATCTGGAGGCGAAGTTTGGCACGCCTTATCTGCATTATCCGGTGCTGCCGATCGGACCGACCGAAACGGCGAATTTTTTACGCACCGTGGGAACCTATGCCGGCATCGAGGGCAAACGGGTGGAAAAAATCATTAACAAGCTGGAGCAGGATTATTACTATTACATTGACCGGGCTGCCGATTCCCTGCTGGAAACGCAGTTGATGCCCCGGCGGTTTGTTTCCATTGCCGATAGTTTCTATGCGCTTGGCGTAGCCCGCTTTTTAATCAATGATTTGGGTTTGCTGCCGGAAACCCAGTATATCACTGATGGCGTTGCCGAAGAATACCAGGACAGCATAACGGCAGAATTTAAAAACTTCGAGGACGGCATTGAGGCGAAGGTGGTTTTCAGCAATGACGGTGGCGAAATTCATGAAGATATCCGCAAGCTTACCTTCCGCAGCCGGCCTCTCATTCTGGGCAGCGCCTGGGACCGTGTTTTATCGCGGGAAATTAACGGCTATCAGCTTTCCCTGGCCACACCGGTTACCAACCGCCTGGTGCTAAACCGCTCCTATGTAGGCTATGAAGGGGCCTTACGGCTGGTTGAGGATATCTATTCCTTGGTACTGGAAGATTTTCAGTAA
- a CDS encoding nitrogenase component 1, with product MDYIQEKAPPVREDRLKACNAYGGPSGRLVDQSQKGCLNGIKRKFAQTQGCQLNLSLAILNTIRDAVVIVHGPVGCGGGSLAQAGINKGFQQLRDSSARGLIWVNTNLREAEVINGGEDNLREAILHAEQEFRPSAIIIVNSCVPAIIGDDVDSVVEQVQKEVKAKIVPVHCEGFKTKIMASAYDAVYHGILRNLIEPDPVDERLERDEQEIFLEKYRISRTVNVLNVSSMSRIDEYELVRLLQALDLNLNILPCYAHPEDFKKATEAALNVSICATHDDYFVEHLKEKYHIPFILRTIPIGVKYTNRWIQDIAEFFGMEKEAARFIDQEVRQLEEALAPYRELFKGKRVLVGGGEIRVVANAELLQYLGLEVIGLRAYHYDQFGDEMLGEQEAIQQIPFNVATGQPFEMANLVHRLKPDVYVGHVGTNAWAAKQGIPVIPLFHQSQLFLGYAGVFEFARRLARILRNPAFNRSLGQNIRLPYRDDWYEKDAFSYIDESNA from the coding sequence ATGGATTATATACAGGAAAAAGCGCCCCCGGTGCGCGAGGACCGCTTAAAGGCCTGCAATGCCTACGGTGGACCGAGCGGCCGGTTGGTAGATCAATCACAAAAGGGTTGTCTCAACGGGATCAAACGGAAATTCGCCCAGACTCAGGGCTGTCAGTTGAATTTAAGCCTGGCGATTTTAAATACCATCCGCGATGCCGTGGTGATTGTTCATGGTCCGGTGGGCTGCGGTGGCGGCAGTCTGGCGCAGGCGGGCATTAACAAGGGGTTTCAGCAACTGCGCGATAGCAGTGCCCGGGGTCTGATCTGGGTGAATACCAATTTAAGAGAAGCCGAAGTTATTAACGGTGGCGAAGACAATTTGCGTGAGGCTATTTTACATGCTGAACAGGAATTCCGCCCCAGCGCCATTATCATTGTAAATAGTTGTGTGCCGGCCATTATCGGCGATGATGTCGACAGTGTGGTGGAACAGGTGCAAAAGGAAGTAAAGGCCAAAATTGTGCCGGTCCATTGTGAAGGCTTTAAAACGAAAATTATGGCCAGCGCCTACGACGCCGTCTATCACGGCATATTGCGCAATTTGATTGAACCTGATCCGGTCGATGAACGGCTGGAGCGGGATGAACAGGAAATATTTCTGGAAAAGTACCGCATCAGCCGCACGGTTAACGTATTAAATGTTTCTTCCATGAGCCGCATTGACGAATATGAATTGGTACGGCTGCTGCAGGCGCTGGATTTGAATCTCAACATCCTGCCCTGTTATGCTCATCCGGAGGATTTTAAAAAAGCGACTGAAGCGGCCTTAAATGTAAGTATTTGCGCGACCCATGACGACTATTTTGTTGAACATCTGAAAGAGAAATACCATATTCCCTTTATTCTCCGGACCATTCCAATCGGTGTAAAATACACCAATCGCTGGATTCAGGACATTGCCGAATTTTTTGGTATGGAAAAAGAGGCAGCGCGGTTTATTGATCAGGAGGTCAGGCAGTTGGAAGAAGCCCTAGCCCCTTACCGGGAGTTGTTCAAGGGCAAACGGGTGCTGGTCGGCGGCGGGGAAATCCGTGTCGTGGCCAATGCCGAACTGCTCCAGTATTTAGGGCTGGAAGTCATTGGGCTGCGGGCCTACCATTATGATCAATTCGGCGATGAAATGCTGGGTGAACAGGAGGCTATCCAGCAGATTCCCTTTAATGTCGCTACCGGGCAGCCCTTTGAAATGGCAAACCTGGTACACAGGCTGAAACCCGATGTGTATGTCGGCCATGTGGGCACCAATGCCTGGGCCGCCAAACAGGGTATTCCCGTTATTCCTCTTTTTCACCAGAGCCAGCTCTTTTTGGGGTATGCCGGCGTATTTGAATTTGCCCGCCGGTTGGCCAGAATTCTCCGGAATCCGGCGTTTAACCGGAGTCTGGGGCAAAATATCCGCCTGCCGTACCGGGACGACTGGTATGAGAAGGATGCTTTTTCGTACATTGATGAAAGCAATGCCTGA
- a CDS encoding nitrogenase component 1 produces the protein MSKFIDRPRYLCTMGGAVATLNALPRTISILHAAAGCGGNFTNALNGAAGYLGSSYCAGQALPSSNIYEKDIVFGGEERLEEQIASTLEVVDGDLYFVVTGCMVDIIGDDAVAVANRFRQAGEPVLAAETGGFKGNSYQGYDIVLSKLFRDFVTPNPVKEEKTVNLFGLVPVQDVFWKGNLQVLKALIQKLGYQVNTFFGEGETLENLKSAAAARLNIVVSDVSGVEPAKVFEEVHGVPYVIAPLPIGPTGTEEFLRTVGRALNIPGHELEKVIAGEKKRYYDYLVRLADVYNDLDFQRYSVVVADANYASALTKFLADDLGWLPELVVITDDLEEAEQESVRKRFQGLCGVEPQVIFDTDTASVGKHFSKAWPRNRNNRYFDSFSPAFVFGSSLEKDFADTLGAAHLSVAYPISNRVVLDRAYAGYSGALRLTEDVLGILVSNR, from the coding sequence ATGAGCAAATTTATTGACCGGCCGCGTTATTTGTGCACTATGGGCGGTGCGGTAGCCACGTTAAATGCCCTGCCGCGGACCATATCCATCCTGCATGCCGCTGCCGGCTGCGGCGGCAACTTCACCAATGCCTTAAACGGAGCCGCCGGTTATCTGGGCAGCAGCTACTGTGCCGGCCAGGCCCTGCCCAGCTCCAATATCTACGAGAAGGATATTGTCTTTGGCGGTGAGGAGCGTCTGGAAGAACAGATCGCCAGCACGCTGGAAGTGGTTGACGGCGATTTATATTTTGTTGTAACAGGCTGTATGGTGGATATTATCGGTGATGACGCCGTTGCCGTAGCTAATCGGTTCCGCCAGGCGGGAGAACCGGTACTGGCAGCCGAGACAGGCGGGTTCAAGGGCAACTCGTATCAGGGCTATGATATTGTTCTCAGCAAATTATTCCGTGATTTTGTTACCCCTAATCCGGTGAAGGAAGAGAAGACGGTGAACCTGTTTGGCCTGGTTCCGGTGCAGGACGTATTCTGGAAAGGCAACCTGCAGGTCTTGAAAGCGCTGATTCAGAAGCTGGGCTATCAGGTCAACACCTTTTTTGGCGAAGGGGAAACACTGGAAAACCTAAAATCTGCGGCGGCAGCCCGCTTGAATATTGTTGTATCCGACGTGTCCGGCGTGGAACCGGCTAAAGTATTTGAAGAAGTGCATGGCGTGCCCTATGTGATTGCCCCGCTGCCCATCGGGCCAACCGGCACGGAGGAGTTTTTGCGTACCGTTGGCAGGGCGTTGAACATTCCAGGCCACGAGCTGGAAAAGGTTATTGCCGGAGAAAAGAAGCGTTATTATGATTACCTGGTGCGGTTAGCCGATGTGTATAACGATCTTGATTTTCAGCGCTACAGCGTAGTCGTAGCCGATGCCAATTATGCGTCGGCGTTAACCAAATTTTTGGCCGATGACCTGGGCTGGCTGCCGGAGCTGGTGGTAATCACTGATGATCTGGAGGAGGCGGAACAGGAGTCGGTAAGAAAGCGCTTTCAGGGGTTATGCGGGGTTGAGCCGCAAGTGATATTCGATACCGATACGGCCAGTGTGGGCAAGCATTTTAGCAAGGCCTGGCCCCGGAACCGGAACAACCGATATTTTGATTCGTTTAGTCCGGCTTTTGTCTTTGGCAGCAGCCTGGAAAAAGATTTTGCCGATACCCTGGGGGCCGCTCATTTAAGTGTGGCCTATCCCATCTCCAACCGGGTAGTGCTGGACCGGGCTTATGCCGGGTATAGCGGGGCCTTGCGGTTGACCGAGGATGTACTGGGAATATTGGTAAGCAACCGATAA